The DNA window TGCTGATGTTAAAGAATCTTTCAGATTACCCGGGCCTTGTTTGAATTgcattatttggatttaatctcAATAAACTAACATCCAATTAacaatcacttctttcattaaatcatcaattataatactaaaattaatACTAAGGATATTTTGCTCATTTGATCCAATTAATCCACTTTTccatcaaacaagattatttccaaaaaaaacaatttattttgaaagatccatatcaaacaagccctttAGGCCTTATTAGTTGTGGTGTCTTTTGAGTCAATCTTTCTGTTTCAGATTgcatttttttgttgttgttaaatGTCCTTACCCTATATAGATCTAACCAAAATCTTTCAATAGAATGATGTTTCCATCTAATTGAGATCTGTAAATAATTGATTCTATTGACTAGTTTGttggagaaaacatgaaatctCATCTCAAAAACTGTTTCTTAGACAACCGTGTTTACATGCGAGTTagatatttatgaaattaggcttaatttatttataagtgtGTATTTAATGCAAAACATGACATATTTGAATTGTCCTTTACACAATTGAAGTTTCATTGCTCATGTCATAACATTTTTATACCATTCGAGATGACCTAGGACTTTTGTTATCAATTCAAGATCTGTCACTAGAATGCATTCGTCTGATATGTATCTTGTTATTCTTCCTACTAATGGTATTTAGTAACAGCAAAAGGGTCAGTGGATTTGACATGGCACCTCCATCTGCTGCAATATTAGGTGCTGTTACTCCTCCAGGTATTTGCCCCTTTATGTCATTAAATTTTATACGGTTTATAACTTTTTGTCTCTGGTTGGATATAGTGTGGAAAGTTCCTATCAAATTGCATGGTATCAATTTGGTAAGCTATACCTGTTACtatttcatttgagaatgatTTAAACCCACCCCATGGAGCTTAGATGTCAtgtatcatttcttttaattgtttaataataatattctgaAACTGAGAAGGTTTTTTTTGGTTGTTTTCTGTTGTGGTGTTTGTTTTGTTGTTTCTATGTCTTATGTACTTCTGTTAGAAGGCAATGTTGGGCTACTAGTCCCTATGTGCTGACAATGGGTGAGCCGACTCTGTAGCTTTTATGTACAAGGAGGTACAACAAATGCACCAGTTATCTGTCTTCGTCTGGCCAACTATTGCCTCTTTGGTAGTTTTTACAGATATATTTCCTCCAATACTTGAATGCCATATACTAgccttttatattattttttgtcacGAAAATTACAATTTGAACCTTTTCATTCAACCAGAATTATGTTTTTCTTGCTATGTTCATTGTGCAAGGGCTTAGTGTAAAGAGAGGTATAAACTAGTATAATGATAAATAGGGAGAGTCTGGATACAGCTTAATGATATTGAATCTTTAATTCTATCGTAACGATAGCATCTTAACCATTTGttgatgtttttatattttctttgttCACTCTGATACTCACCATACTATATAAATACCTTGACAGGTCAAATCCCTGGGTCAACCCCAAACTTTACTGGAATGTTTCCTAATATGTTCCCATTAGGAACTGGACAGGTAATTTTTTTCCTTCCGGTTAGCACTTCAATAACACAAACATATCAACAAATgcaattcttttttaatttcattctgCACATGTTTCTTTTTGGTGCTAGATGGGGGCTCTTCCTATCATGCCTGTTCAGGCAATGACCCAACAGGTATATATCTATATGCATCTAGCCTTTTGCTTCTCAGTTTTTTCCCTTGCCCTCCTCCCTCTGTCTGATGTTTccctaggccttgtttgatgttggttatttgaaattaattccAAATAATCCACTATCCAATTAACAATCTACTCATCaatcaattattcaaattatcaacaAAAAGGTCTCCTTTATTTttgcataaaaaataatttttcattttttatctttataccCTAATAACCTAATTTTCAGTAACCTACATGAAAcaatgttatttataataatcacttagttattcaaataaccctcgATCAAACAAGTCCCTAGACTCTTTTGGTTTTCATATATAAAAGTCAACAATTTTGATGGCAGGCTACTAGACATGCTAGGCGTGTGTATGTTGGTGGGCTTCCTCCATCTGCAAATGAGCAGGTTTGTCCAACTCTTTGTGTTTCAAATTGAAATTAGCACATATTTTGAAGTTTCAGTAATGTGACTATGTATTTTTGTACAGTCTGTGGCAATATATTTCAGTCATGTTATGGCTGCAATTGGAGGAAATACAGCTGGACCAGGTTAGTCGGCATTTATTGGTTTGCATGTTATTGTGGCTCTTTGAAAACTAGTATTTTTTAACCATCAAGATCTCATTGGAAATTGccataaattaaaattcattatttatttttccgcCTGATATAAAGATTATTCTTTAGATCATTGTAATTTTTGTGAAACATAACAAATGCAGAATTTTTAGATCATGATCAACATGAAAAATAGTTGATAACAAAAcctgttaatattttatatttatcctGTCAGTAGTATGGGTAATCACACTATTATTTTGCGTGTTGAACAGGGGATGCTGTGGTCAATGTCTATATAAACCACGAGAAAAAGTTTGCGTTTGTGGAGATGAGATCTGTTGAGGAAGCAAGTAATGCCATGGCTTTAGATGGTATCATTTTCGAGGTATatgaatatttcaaaattctttgAATGTAATTGTGGGTCACAAGTTTGATATTCGTGTCGAGTGTGGAATAATTAAAACTGATTCAATTGTGGATCACTTTGTAATTGCTTAGGGTGCCCCAGTGAAGGTGAGGAGACCGAGTGACTACAATCCATCTCTGGCTGCAACGCTGGGTCCAAGCCAACCGAATCCGAATCTAAACCTTGCTGCAGTTGGTCTGTCGCCAGGATCTGCCGGTGGACTCGAAGGCCCAGATCGAATTTTTGTGGGTGGTCTTCCGTATTATTTTACCGAGTCACAGATAAGGGAGCTGTTGGAGTCTTTTGGGCCGCTTAGAGGTTTTGATCTAGTGAAGGACAGAGAGACTGGGAATTCAAAGGGATATGCTTTCTGTATTTATCAGGATCTTTCGGTGACTGATATTGCATGTGCTGCTCTGAATGGAATTAAAATGGGTGATAAAACTCTTACTGTTAGACGTGCTAATCAGACTACTATGCAGCCTAAACCCGAGCAGGAGAGTATATTACTGCATGCACAGCAACAGATTGCATTGCAGgtaaaaaaagataatattgactttatattttataaaagaatgttttaattgttttttttgttttttgtgcAGAAGCTTATGCTTCAACCACCGGGTGTGTTGGCCACGAAGGTTGTATGCTTAACTGAAGTTGTTACTCCAGATGAGCTCAATGATGACGAGGATTATCAAGATATAGTTGAAGATATGAGATTGGAGTGTGAAAAATATGGTAAAGggaattttaatattataatataattgcaCTTACTTACCCATCACTTTAACAAACAAGAGCGAGGAATGaaaagattttgtttgaatttgcgTGGTAGGTACGTTGGTGAACATTGTGATTCCGCGGCCTAATCCTAGTGGGGAAGCGAGTCCAGGGCTGGGGAAGGTTAGTAAATCATGAGTGCAGCAGTAGTGTGCGgtgttatgaataaaaataataaacacaagttaaaattttaatttcaggt is part of the Impatiens glandulifera chromosome 1, dImpGla2.1, whole genome shotgun sequence genome and encodes:
- the LOC124918812 gene encoding splicing factor U2af large subunit B isoform X1 — its product is MANSEGRYEGEDEDHNDFGSSPQPRVGNHGGADDYIDSKSQHSRDHEKESSKSRDKDREKSRDKDRERDKDRERSRGDKDRDSNRERDRGGRHHRDREMDRDHYRERGDRRERGRDRGEDDYRRSRDYDRRRDHGDREERTRHRSRSRSKGRSEPESRSRSRSQSKSNSKRVSGFDMAPPSAAILGAVTPPGQIPGSTPNFTGMFPNMFPLGTGQMGALPIMPVQAMTQQATRHARRVYVGGLPPSANEQSVAIYFSHVMAAIGGNTAGPGDAVVNVYINHEKKFAFVEMRSVEEASNAMALDGIIFEGAPVKVRRPSDYNPSLAATLGPSQPNPNLNLAAVGLSPGSAGGLEGPDRIFVGGLPYYFTESQIRELLESFGPLRGFDLVKDRETGNSKGYAFCIYQDLSVTDIACAALNGIKMGDKTLTVRRANQTTMQPKPEQESILLHAQQQIALQKLMLQPPGVLATKVVCLTEVVTPDELNDDEDYQDIVEDMRLECEKYGTLVNIVIPRPNPSGEASPGLGKVFLEYADTESASKARESLHGRKFSGNQVVAVYYPENKFSQGEYDG
- the LOC124918812 gene encoding splicing factor U2af large subunit B isoform X2 codes for the protein MANSEGRYEGEDEDHNDFGSSPQPRVGNHGGADDYIDSKSQHSRDHEKESSKSRDKDREKSRDKDRERDKDRERSRGDKDRDSNRERDRGGRHHRDREMDRDHYRERGDRRERGRDRGEDDYRRSRDYDRRRDHGDREERTRHRSRSRSKGRSEPESRSRSRSQSKSNSKRVSGFDMAPPSAAILGAVTPPGQIPGSTPNFTGMFPNMFPLGTGQMGALPIMPVQAMTQQATRHARRVYVGGLPPSANEQSVAIYFSHVMAAIGGNTAGPGDAVVNVYINHEKKFAFVEMRSVEEASNAMALDGIIFEGAPVKVRRPSDYNPSLAATLGPSQPNPNLNLAAVGLSPGSAGGLEGPDRIFVGGLPYYFTESQIRELLESFGPLRGFDLVKDRETGNSKGYAFCIYQDLSVTDIACAALNGIKMGDKTLTVRRANQTTMQPKPEQESILLHAQQQIALQLMLQPPGVLATKVVCLTEVVTPDELNDDEDYQDIVEDMRLECEKYGTLVNIVIPRPNPSGEASPGLGKVFLEYADTESASKARESLHGRKFSGNQVVAVYYPENKFSQGEYDG
- the LOC124918812 gene encoding splicing factor U2af large subunit B isoform X4, giving the protein MFPNMFPLGTGQMGALPIMPVQAMTQQATRHARRVYVGGLPPSANEQSVAIYFSHVMAAIGGNTAGPGDAVVNVYINHEKKFAFVEMRSVEEASNAMALDGIIFEGAPVKVRRPSDYNPSLAATLGPSQPNPNLNLAAVGLSPGSAGGLEGPDRIFVGGLPYYFTESQIRELLESFGPLRGFDLVKDRETGNSKGYAFCIYQDLSVTDIACAALNGIKMGDKTLTVRRANQTTMQPKPEQESILLHAQQQIALQKLMLQPPGVLATKVVCLTEVVTPDELNDDEDYQDIVEDMRLECEKYGTLVNIVIPRPNPSGEASPGLGKVFLEYADTESASKARESLHGRKFSGNQVVAVYYPENKFSQGEYDG
- the LOC124918812 gene encoding splicing factor U2af large subunit B isoform X3 — encoded protein: MANSEGRYEGEDEDHNDFGSSPQPRVGNHGGADDYIDSKSQHSRDHEKESSKSRDKDREKSRDKDRERDKDRERSRGDKDRDSNRERDRGGRHHRDREMDRDHYRERGDRRERGRDRGEDDYRRSRDYDRRRDHGDREERTRHRSRSRSKGRSEPESRSRSRSQSKSKRVSGFDMAPPSAAILGAVTPPGQIPGSTPNFTGMFPNMFPLGTGQMGALPIMPVQAMTQQATRHARRVYVGGLPPSANEQSVAIYFSHVMAAIGGNTAGPGDAVVNVYINHEKKFAFVEMRSVEEASNAMALDGIIFEGAPVKVRRPSDYNPSLAATLGPSQPNPNLNLAAVGLSPGSAGGLEGPDRIFVGGLPYYFTESQIRELLESFGPLRGFDLVKDRETGNSKGYAFCIYQDLSVTDIACAALNGIKMGDKTLTVRRANQTTMQPKPEQESILLHAQQQIALQKLMLQPPGVLATKVVCLTEVVTPDELNDDEDYQDIVEDMRLECEKYGTLVNIVIPRPNPSGEASPGLGKVFLEYADTESASKARESLHGRKFSGNQVVAVYYPENKFSQGEYDG